The following coding sequences are from one Limnobacter sp. SAORIC-580 window:
- a CDS encoding type I restriction endonuclease subunit R: protein MTQYTPKFQEEYSAKLPALALLTNLGWSFLSPAQALAARGGKTDEVVLRQVLRGELKKRIFTFAGKSYPLSEKAIDNLVAEVCSPALNEGLLTANERLYNHLLYGISVTEFVDGKKANPTIALIDWQNPANNSFVFSEEFTVTRSGAVDSRRPDIVCFVNGIPLVVIEAKRPNGNAKKGPTIEEGISQSLRNQRHDEIPLLFVYTQMLLSINGNEGRYGTCGTPAKFWAAWREEDIADVDMFAIKNKKLNGEQLASLFSHRPAKDLDWYKSLTDGGELAVTGQDQLLISLLSPARLLEMTRYFTLFDKKAGKIVARYQQVFGIKRLIERINTRSSKGGREGGVIWHTTGSGKSFTMVFLSKALILHESLKQCRIVVVTDRVDLETQLSKTFASGGELAGKKDKEAAMATSGKRLAEQIGKGTERIIFSLIQKFNTATKMPECVNHSADIVVLIDEGHRSQGGENHIRMKQALPNAAFVAFTGTPLLKDDKTTNKFGPIVHAYTMQRAVEDEAVTPLLYEERIPDLDVNERAIDSWFERITEGLTDEQKADLKRKFAKKGQVYSADDRIRLIALDIANHFAKNIDEGLKGQLACDSKASAIKYKKYLDEAGLFESAVVMSPPDSREGNTDVDEATAPEVTKWWKDNVGSQDEQAYTKQLIERFDKDDLLKILIVVDKLLTGFDEPKNTVLYIDKPLKEHSLIQAIARVNRLHPKKKFGLLIDYRGILAELDTTIQKYQNLASRTQGGYDINDLTGLYNQMSTEYRRLPQLYKQLWTIFDGVKNRNDIEQLRQVLVPKIEERDGELVDVHLKVREDFYEAVTAFTSCLKVALQSATFFEDTSFSDQDRNHYKETAKQFSSLRQLAQQDAGEKINYDVYAEQVKKLLDKHVVGVEIKEPSGVYEVGKMGKKQQPEDWSEDKTRNETDIIKTRVTRMIEQELQDDPYAQEAFSKLLRQAIEEAEKLFDHPLKQYMLFREFETQVQERRLIDIPDAFAGNRHAQAYFGVFKKVLPEALAVLDQQAQDKWVNVAFEIDHAVGTSVAEHSINPQNIEADIRKKLLPRMFQECKAIGGGMDHAKKIVEMIVQITRVGLNGV from the coding sequence ATGACGCAATATACACCCAAATTTCAGGAGGAATACAGCGCCAAGTTACCAGCACTGGCATTGTTGACCAATCTTGGGTGGTCGTTCCTGTCTCCTGCGCAAGCCCTGGCCGCGCGTGGTGGTAAAACCGATGAGGTGGTTTTACGCCAAGTGCTGCGCGGTGAACTTAAAAAGCGCATTTTCACCTTTGCTGGCAAAAGCTATCCACTCTCTGAAAAAGCCATCGACAACCTGGTTGCCGAGGTGTGCAGCCCTGCACTTAACGAGGGTCTTTTAACTGCCAATGAGCGCCTTTACAACCATTTGTTATACGGCATCTCGGTTACTGAGTTTGTGGATGGCAAAAAGGCTAACCCAACAATTGCTTTGATCGACTGGCAGAACCCTGCCAACAACAGTTTTGTGTTTAGCGAAGAATTTACGGTGACCCGTTCAGGTGCTGTTGATAGCCGCCGCCCCGATATTGTGTGCTTTGTGAATGGCATTCCACTGGTAGTAATTGAGGCCAAGCGCCCCAATGGCAATGCCAAAAAAGGCCCCACCATTGAGGAAGGTATTTCGCAAAGCCTGCGTAATCAGCGCCATGATGAAATACCTTTGTTGTTTGTCTATACACAAATGTTGCTTTCCATAAACGGCAATGAAGGCCGTTATGGTACCTGCGGTACTCCCGCCAAGTTTTGGGCTGCCTGGCGTGAAGAAGACATCGCTGATGTCGACATGTTTGCCATTAAGAATAAAAAGCTGAATGGCGAGCAGCTGGCAAGCCTGTTCAGCCACCGGCCTGCAAAAGATCTCGATTGGTATAAAAGCCTGACTGATGGGGGCGAGCTTGCTGTAACTGGGCAAGATCAATTACTGATCAGTTTGCTAAGCCCAGCCCGGCTGTTGGAAATGACTCGTTACTTCACGCTGTTTGATAAAAAGGCTGGCAAAATCGTAGCCCGGTATCAACAGGTGTTTGGCATTAAGCGGCTGATTGAACGCATCAATACCCGCAGCAGCAAGGGTGGCCGTGAAGGGGGCGTGATTTGGCATACCACAGGTTCGGGTAAATCATTCACTATGGTGTTTTTGAGCAAGGCACTGATTCTGCACGAAAGCCTGAAGCAATGCCGTATCGTGGTGGTAACAGACCGGGTTGATCTGGAAACTCAGCTCAGCAAAACCTTTGCCAGTGGTGGCGAGCTGGCAGGTAAAAAAGACAAAGAAGCTGCAATGGCTACCAGCGGCAAACGCCTGGCTGAACAAATTGGCAAGGGTACAGAGCGAATTATCTTCTCGCTAATTCAGAAGTTTAATACCGCCACCAAAATGCCGGAATGCGTGAACCACAGTGCTGACATTGTTGTGCTGATTGATGAAGGCCACCGCAGCCAGGGCGGTGAAAACCACATTCGTATGAAGCAGGCGCTACCCAATGCCGCTTTTGTTGCATTCACTGGCACGCCACTGTTGAAAGACGATAAAACCACCAATAAGTTTGGCCCCATTGTGCATGCTTACACCATGCAACGCGCAGTGGAAGACGAAGCCGTTACCCCGTTGTTATACGAAGAGCGCATTCCCGACCTGGATGTGAATGAAAGGGCAATTGACAGTTGGTTTGAGCGAATTACCGAGGGGCTTACCGATGAGCAGAAGGCCGACTTGAAGCGCAAGTTTGCCAAGAAGGGCCAAGTGTACAGTGCGGATGATCGTATTCGTTTAATTGCTTTGGACATTGCCAACCACTTCGCAAAAAATATCGACGAGGGTTTAAAAGGACAGTTGGCCTGTGACAGCAAGGCCTCTGCCATCAAGTACAAAAAATACCTGGATGAAGCGGGCTTGTTTGAATCGGCCGTAGTAATGAGCCCGCCAGACAGCAGAGAAGGTAACACTGATGTAGATGAAGCCACCGCACCAGAGGTGACCAAATGGTGGAAAGACAATGTGGGTAGCCAGGACGAGCAGGCCTACACCAAACAACTGATTGAGCGCTTTGACAAAGACGATTTGCTGAAGATTTTGATTGTGGTCGATAAGCTGCTTACTGGCTTTGACGAACCCAAAAACACGGTACTTTACATCGACAAACCGCTGAAAGAGCACAGCCTGATTCAAGCAATTGCGCGGGTAAACCGATTGCATCCAAAGAAGAAATTCGGATTGCTCATCGACTATCGTGGCATTTTGGCCGAGCTGGACACGACGATTCAGAAATACCAGAATTTGGCCTCGCGTACTCAGGGTGGTTATGACATCAATGATCTTACTGGCCTTTACAACCAGATGAGTACCGAATACAGGCGCCTGCCACAACTTTACAAGCAGCTGTGGACCATATTCGATGGCGTAAAAAACAGGAACGACATTGAGCAACTGCGCCAAGTTCTGGTCCCCAAAATCGAAGAACGTGACGGTGAGCTGGTTGACGTGCACTTGAAGGTGCGTGAGGACTTTTATGAAGCGGTTACTGCCTTTACCAGTTGCCTGAAGGTGGCGCTGCAATCAGCCACGTTTTTTGAAGATACTAGCTTTAGCGATCAGGATCGCAACCACTATAAGGAAACTGCAAAGCAGTTTTCCAGCTTGAGACAGCTTGCACAGCAAGATGCTGGCGAGAAAATCAACTACGACGTGTATGCCGAACAGGTGAAAAAGCTGCTTGACAAGCATGTGGTGGGTGTAGAGATTAAAGAACCAAGTGGTGTATATGAAGTGGGCAAGATGGGTAAGAAGCAACAGCCGGAAGACTGGAGCGAAGACAAAACCCGAAACGAAACCGACATCATCAAAACCCGTGTCACCCGCATGATTGAACAAGAGCTGCAGGATGACCCTTATGCTCAGGAGGCGTTTTCAAAATTGCTGCGCCAAGCAATTGAGGAAGCGGAGAAACTGTTCGACCACCCATTGAAGCAGTACATGCTGTTTCGTGAGTTTGAAACGCAAGTCCAAGAAAGACGCTTGATCGATATTCCTGACGCCTTTGCTGGGAATCGACATGCTCAAGCCTACTTTGGTGTATTCAAGAAAGTGTTGCCGGAAGCTTTGGCTGTACTGGATCAGCAAGCGCAAGACAAGTGGGTCAACGTAGCCTTTGAAATTGACCACGCGGTAGGAACCTCTGTCGCTGAGCACTCTATCAACCCGCAGAATATTGAAGCGGATATACGCAAAAAACTACTTCCCCGTATGTTCCAGGAATGCAAAGCAATTGGTGGCGGCATGGATCATGCAAAGAAGATTGTTGAGATGATTGTTCAAATCACTCGTGTTGGTTTAAACGGGGTTTAA